A genomic segment from Candidatus Korarchaeum cryptofilum OPF8 encodes:
- a CDS encoding pyridoxal phosphate-dependent aminotransferase has protein sequence MPRFASRMSSLGVEGAFIVLAKARELEREGKHIVHLEIGEPGYNPPKHVIEATKKAIEDGMTKYTPSAGIYELREAIAERVSETRGIEIKPENVVVTTGAKLAIFGALMSFIDPGDEVIIPMPAYPTYESVTKFIGGVVRPVVLKEERGFSPSIDDIMKEVSSRTKAIVINTPSNPTGAVYGRRDLEEIVKLARERDILVISDEIYEDIIFDGRKHESILSIPGAEEVSIMISGFSKTWAMTGYRLGYAVGKKEFVDKIAQVQLNTSSCPAHFAQVAAIHAIRGPQEEVYEMIRDYERKRDAIYDEISRIKGFSMLKPAGTFYAFPNIRGTGLSSEELADRLLREAGVALLSGTAFGDAGEGYLRISFAGPMEDIREGMRRIREFISSL, from the coding sequence GTGCCCAGGTTCGCATCTAGGATGAGCAGTCTGGGTGTTGAGGGGGCTTTTATAGTCCTAGCGAAGGCTAGGGAGCTGGAGAGAGAGGGAAAGCATATAGTACATCTGGAAATAGGGGAGCCGGGATATAATCCACCTAAACATGTGATTGAGGCGACTAAGAAGGCAATAGAAGATGGTATGACAAAATACACTCCATCGGCGGGAATTTATGAGTTGAGGGAAGCTATAGCTGAGAGAGTTTCCGAAACTAGGGGTATAGAAATTAAGCCTGAGAATGTCGTAGTTACCACAGGTGCTAAACTCGCGATATTCGGTGCTCTAATGTCATTCATAGATCCGGGAGATGAAGTGATAATCCCAATGCCAGCTTATCCGACTTATGAAAGCGTGACTAAGTTTATAGGAGGAGTTGTGAGACCCGTAGTCCTGAAAGAGGAGAGGGGCTTCTCTCCAAGCATAGATGACATAATGAAGGAGGTTTCGAGCAGGACTAAGGCCATAGTGATAAACACACCCTCCAACCCGACCGGGGCTGTCTACGGTAGGAGAGATTTGGAGGAGATAGTTAAACTAGCGAGGGAGAGGGATATCTTAGTGATATCGGATGAGATATACGAGGATATAATATTCGACGGTAGGAAGCACGAGAGCATACTATCGATACCAGGGGCTGAGGAGGTCTCTATAATGATAAGTGGGTTCAGCAAGACGTGGGCTATGACAGGCTACAGATTAGGATATGCGGTCGGAAAGAAGGAGTTCGTGGATAAAATAGCTCAAGTGCAGCTCAATACATCTTCCTGTCCCGCGCATTTCGCTCAGGTAGCAGCTATACATGCCATAAGGGGACCTCAGGAGGAAGTGTATGAAATGATCAGGGATTACGAGAGGAAGAGGGATGCTATATACGACGAAATATCTAGGATAAAGGGATTCAGTATGCTCAAGCCAGCGGGAACATTCTATGCATTTCCAAACATAAGAGGAACAGGACTATCATCAGAAGAGCTCGCGGATAGACTTTTACGTGAAGCTGGAGTAGCTCTTCTCTCTGGAACTGCTTTCGGAGATGCCGGTGAGGGATACTTGAGGATCTCTTTCGCTGGACCTATGGAAGATATAAGAGAGGGAATGAGGAGAATAAGGGAATTTATTTCATCCCTATAA
- a CDS encoding lysylphosphatidylglycerol synthase transmembrane domain-containing protein: MENQEIPRIGRKNVILILVGLSLTIPLLITFDFKSAAERIAAIGIVPIILAFASIHIGVLFYILGWYFLLGRRVSFRETFLIGWVSLFVNLLIPTASTSGEIARVYLVSKRNGISPAEALSSVIVHRIVMIVPFIVSVTLGFSYLMSFVFKGDATVILLPIILLTLTFYIIYEISLREDYIERAISIVERVLKRNLENSRKMAKEYVSSFKYLISNKPLLSITMACAFLNWFFDMLPIFIYFHALGHNLDPLLGVLIYSVSIILILIPIGIPGNMGVREWAMAALLKIIGLSSGEALAITLTSSTITVFLNELFFGLLAYVVLLSSPSPSKSFN, from the coding sequence ATGGAGAATCAGGAAATCCCGAGGATTGGGAGAAAAAATGTCATACTCATCCTAGTAGGACTATCTTTGACGATCCCTCTCCTCATCACCTTTGACTTCAAATCCGCTGCGGAAAGGATAGCTGCGATCGGCATAGTACCGATAATCTTGGCTTTCGCTTCGATACACATAGGAGTCCTCTTCTATATCTTAGGATGGTATTTCCTCTTGGGGAGGAGAGTATCATTCAGGGAGACCTTCCTGATAGGATGGGTAAGCCTCTTCGTGAACTTACTGATTCCAACGGCTTCTACAAGTGGAGAAATAGCTAGAGTATATCTAGTGAGTAAGAGAAATGGTATAAGCCCGGCTGAAGCGCTCTCGTCAGTAATAGTTCATAGAATAGTCATGATAGTCCCTTTCATAGTCAGCGTAACTCTTGGCTTCTCCTATTTAATGAGTTTCGTTTTCAAGGGTGATGCAACTGTTATATTACTGCCAATAATACTCCTGACACTGACATTCTACATAATATACGAGATCAGCCTGAGGGAGGATTACATAGAGAGAGCGATCTCAATAGTGGAGAGGGTCCTTAAAAGGAACTTGGAGAATAGCAGGAAGATGGCAAAGGAATATGTCTCCTCCTTCAAGTATTTGATATCTAATAAGCCCCTCCTCTCAATCACAATGGCTTGTGCTTTCCTCAACTGGTTCTTCGATATGCTCCCCATCTTCATCTATTTTCACGCATTAGGCCATAATCTGGACCCCCTCTTGGGGGTACTCATCTACTCAGTATCCATAATACTCATCCTGATCCCTATAGGGATCCCCGGGAATATGGGAGTTAGGGAGTGGGCGATGGCAGCGCTATTGAAGATAATAGGACTGAGCAGCGGGGAAGCGCTCGCGATAACACTAACATCATCTACGATAACTGTATTCTTAAATGAACTTTTCTTCGGGCTCTTAGCTTATGTGGTCCTGCTCTCTTCCCCGAGCCCGAGCAAAAGTTTTAATTAA
- a CDS encoding carbohydrate kinase family protein translates to MKFVAIGNANVDIKVFLEAIPGQDESIDALAITMSSGGAASNFAMAAAKIGIESYIIASLGNDELGKFYLESLRRANVNTSYIKIAEGVRTGLVLILNVLGEDRRMIQSSGANEELSPSDILERRELISSADEVHMATVRPEIAESVLEIREASWDPGMRMILKYKRKIWPLLGKAGKIFLNEKEAQELSGERDPVDCAIKIAKEGTKEIVIKMGSKGSLAYVDGETHRVDAIPVKVVDTTGAGDIFAAVYLKARRRGFSIDDCLKLANAASTIKVSRPSGVDSLPTWDEIQTMKLIFYGK, encoded by the coding sequence ATGAAGTTCGTAGCTATAGGCAATGCGAATGTCGACATAAAGGTATTCTTAGAGGCCATACCTGGACAGGATGAATCAATAGATGCTCTAGCTATCACTATGAGTTCTGGAGGGGCGGCCTCCAACTTCGCTATGGCAGCAGCTAAGATCGGCATCGAGTCCTACATAATCGCGTCGCTTGGGAATGATGAACTCGGTAAATTTTACTTGGAGTCATTGAGGAGAGCAAATGTGAACACATCTTACATAAAAATAGCCGAAGGCGTTAGGACAGGCCTCGTCCTCATACTGAACGTTCTAGGTGAGGATAGGAGGATGATACAGAGCTCAGGAGCAAATGAGGAGCTATCTCCCTCAGATATCTTGGAGAGGAGGGAACTCATATCCTCAGCTGATGAAGTCCACATGGCGACTGTGAGGCCCGAGATAGCGGAATCCGTCTTAGAGATAAGGGAGGCCTCTTGGGACCCCGGGATGAGGATGATATTGAAGTACAAGCGTAAGATTTGGCCGCTCCTCGGAAAGGCTGGAAAAATTTTCCTGAACGAGAAAGAGGCTCAAGAGCTATCAGGGGAGAGAGATCCTGTAGATTGTGCTATCAAAATAGCTAAAGAAGGAACTAAGGAAATAGTGATAAAAATGGGATCCAAGGGCTCCCTAGCTTATGTAGATGGCGAGACTCATCGCGTCGATGCAATTCCAGTCAAAGTGGTCGATACTACTGGGGCTGGCGATATATTCGCAGCCGTATATCTCAAGGCCAGGAGGAGAGGATTCTCGATAGATGATTGCTTGAAGCTCGCTAACGCCGCATCAACGATAAAGGTCTCGAGGCCAAGTGGCGTAGATAGCCTGCCGACTTGGGATGAGATACAGACGATGAAACTAATATTCTACGGGAAATGA
- the tmk gene encoding dTMP kinase, translating into MLVAFEGIDGAGKTTQSRRLLDKLMELGMRAIYTKEPTDGEIGKILKKALKGEIELDQRTIALLFAADRIEHIRSLKVDGIIILDRYLLSSLAYQGAFLPIQWINELNRWVRLPDIVFYLDISPDVAISRIEDKEIYHSLDFLSIVRENYLKLIRVEPWSSITYLIDAGREEEEISEEILNILLNKLGERG; encoded by the coding sequence ATGTTAGTAGCATTCGAGGGGATAGATGGGGCCGGAAAGACAACCCAGAGCAGGAGGTTGCTCGATAAGCTAATGGAGCTCGGTATGAGAGCAATTTACACTAAGGAGCCCACTGATGGAGAAATAGGAAAGATATTGAAGAAGGCTCTTAAAGGGGAAATAGAGCTTGATCAGAGGACGATAGCCCTTCTCTTCGCGGCGGATAGGATCGAGCATATTAGGAGCTTGAAGGTAGATGGAATAATAATCCTGGACAGGTATCTGCTATCATCGCTAGCGTACCAGGGAGCTTTCCTCCCCATTCAATGGATAAATGAGCTCAATAGATGGGTCAGATTACCGGATATAGTTTTTTACCTCGATATAAGTCCCGATGTTGCTATCAGCAGAATTGAGGATAAGGAAATATATCATTCATTAGATTTCCTGAGCATCGTGAGAGAAAATTATCTTAAGCTCATCAGGGTGGAGCCCTGGAGTTCTATAACATATCTAATAGATGCCGGGAGGGAGGAAGAGGAGATCTCGGAGGAAATCCTTAATATATTGCTCAACAAATTGGGAGAGAGAGGATGA
- the prs gene encoding ribose-phosphate diphosphokinase, producing the protein MLVVGPEDEFNIELSRRLKTRLVPIERRVFPDGEVCPRVLGDVDGEDVLLSMRMKAGSCQPNSYLIEILFTLRNLKEHMGAKSIHLLMPYFPYSRQDAIFREGEPLSSKYVAELLGDSGVDEVFTITAHLHRVSDMRALFNRADFHNLSGFESLAKELKRIPLREPFILGPDTESINWARELAEYYGTEEFDSFGKERDISSGEIRTLVKELKLEGRDVIVVDDMVSTGGTMANAIRSAKMMGARLLIAAFVHPVMVPGSLERILGAGADIIVAADTLEWSGSRASVVPTIASALKGGGST; encoded by the coding sequence ATGCTAGTAGTGGGTCCGGAAGATGAATTCAACATCGAACTCTCAAGGAGACTCAAAACAAGGCTTGTGCCGATTGAGAGAAGGGTATTCCCGGATGGAGAGGTATGCCCCAGGGTCCTAGGCGATGTAGATGGGGAGGATGTCTTACTCTCCATGAGGATGAAAGCGGGAAGCTGCCAGCCGAATAGCTACCTGATCGAGATCCTCTTCACATTAAGGAACCTCAAGGAGCATATGGGCGCTAAATCGATACATTTATTGATGCCCTATTTCCCCTACTCGAGACAGGATGCTATATTCAGGGAGGGGGAGCCATTATCCTCAAAATATGTGGCCGAGCTCTTGGGGGATTCTGGCGTTGATGAGGTCTTCACGATCACGGCCCACCTCCACAGGGTGAGTGATATGAGAGCACTCTTCAACAGAGCTGACTTCCATAACTTAAGCGGATTCGAATCCCTCGCTAAGGAGCTCAAGAGGATCCCCCTGAGGGAACCTTTCATCCTCGGTCCGGATACTGAGAGCATAAACTGGGCTAGGGAGCTAGCTGAGTACTACGGAACGGAGGAATTCGATTCATTCGGGAAGGAAAGGGATATCAGCTCGGGGGAGATAAGGACTCTAGTTAAGGAACTCAAGCTAGAGGGGAGGGATGTTATCGTAGTCGATGATATGGTCTCCACCGGGGGGACTATGGCTAATGCCATCAGATCTGCTAAGATGATGGGTGCCAGGCTCCTCATAGCTGCCTTCGTCCATCCCGTGATGGTACCCGGTTCTCTAGAGAGGATACTGGGAGCGGGAGCCGATATTATAGTGGCAGCTGATACGCTCGAGTGGTCCGGATCTAGGGCGAGCGTCGTGCCCACGATAGCTTCGGCTTTGAAGGGAGGGGGCTCAACTTGA
- the radA gene encoding DNA repair and recombination protein RadA has product MEEPPEDEFEEENEDYYEEEVDVSGDYDLTELEGVGPATAKRLAEAGFTSLESIAMSTPSELAVYAGISEAVAQKIIQAARSKLNIDVMSAYDFYQQRKAVQRITTGSKALDELLGGGVETQSITEIYGPYGSGKTQFCHQMAVTVQLDEEKGGLGRGAMYIDTEGTFRPERILQIAERFKLDPEHTLKNILYARAFTSDHQMIVTERAESYIKERDIGLIIVDSLISHFRGEYVGRETLAERQQKLNKYLHKLLRLALGYNMAVIVTNQVVADPTAFFGDPNKPAGGHVLGHGVTARLYIKRGKKDRRVIKLVKSPYLPEGTVEVAITQGGIEDV; this is encoded by the coding sequence GTGGAGGAACCCCCTGAGGATGAATTTGAGGAAGAGAATGAAGATTACTATGAGGAGGAGGTCGATGTCTCCGGGGACTATGATCTGACCGAGCTCGAGGGAGTCGGCCCCGCGACCGCTAAGAGGTTAGCGGAGGCCGGTTTCACTAGTCTCGAGTCCATAGCGATGTCAACACCATCGGAGCTCGCTGTGTACGCTGGGATAAGTGAGGCTGTTGCCCAGAAGATAATACAAGCTGCGAGGAGCAAGCTTAACATAGATGTCATGTCGGCTTATGACTTTTATCAGCAGAGGAAGGCTGTCCAAAGGATAACAACTGGATCGAAGGCCCTAGATGAATTATTGGGAGGAGGAGTTGAGACCCAATCGATAACTGAAATATATGGTCCCTATGGATCTGGGAAGACACAATTCTGCCATCAAATGGCTGTTACTGTCCAGTTAGATGAGGAGAAGGGTGGGCTTGGTAGAGGGGCTATGTACATAGATACGGAGGGCACTTTCAGGCCCGAGAGGATATTACAGATAGCCGAGAGATTCAAGCTCGATCCCGAACATACCCTGAAGAATATACTTTATGCGAGGGCCTTCACAAGTGATCATCAGATGATAGTGACCGAGAGGGCGGAATCCTATATAAAGGAGAGGGATATCGGCCTCATAATAGTGGATTCCCTCATAAGTCACTTCAGGGGGGAGTACGTCGGCAGGGAGACCTTAGCGGAGAGGCAGCAGAAGCTCAATAAATACCTGCACAAGCTTCTCAGACTCGCATTAGGATATAATATGGCCGTTATAGTCACGAATCAAGTTGTCGCGGATCCCACAGCATTCTTCGGCGATCCAAATAAGCCCGCAGGAGGCCATGTCCTAGGGCATGGGGTGACAGCGAGGCTTTACATAAAGAGAGGAAAGAAGGATAGGAGGGTGATAAAGCTCGTCAAGAGCCCATACCTCCCAGAAGGTACCGTTGAGGTGGCCATAACTCAGGGTGGTATTGAAGACGTCTAG
- a CDS encoding acyltransferase, with the protein MYISKKSITDGVSFEGEAVVLGETVIGKGSVIGFYSVIGYPTLPKVRGKEVNMEEYDRLSEGARIGEGCFIRSHSVIYERATLGNGIQTGHSVLIREDSIIGDRTLIGTHSIVDGRVKIGREVSIQSGVYIPPMSEVGDRVFLAPFVVITNDKYPPSRRLLGVKIENDAVIGANSVLVSGVRIGEGAVVASGAVVTRDVPPRKVVMGVPARVVGTREEYDEKKREYEGI; encoded by the coding sequence ATGTACATATCTAAAAAGTCGATTACCGATGGTGTCAGCTTCGAAGGGGAAGCCGTGGTCCTAGGGGAGACGGTGATAGGTAAGGGGTCCGTGATAGGATTTTACTCGGTGATAGGATATCCGACGCTGCCCAAGGTGAGGGGTAAAGAGGTGAACATGGAAGAATACGATCGCCTGAGTGAAGGGGCTAGGATAGGGGAGGGATGTTTCATAAGGAGCCACTCAGTCATCTATGAGAGGGCAACTTTAGGGAACGGTATTCAGACAGGGCATTCGGTCCTGATAAGAGAGGACTCCATCATAGGGGATCGTACTCTCATAGGGACGCATTCTATCGTGGATGGTAGAGTCAAGATAGGGAGGGAGGTGAGCATTCAGAGCGGGGTCTACATACCTCCGATGAGCGAGGTAGGCGATAGGGTTTTCCTAGCACCATTCGTGGTCATCACGAACGATAAATATCCGCCGAGTAGGAGGCTGCTGGGGGTCAAGATAGAAAACGATGCCGTAATAGGTGCGAATTCCGTACTAGTATCCGGCGTGAGGATAGGGGAGGGGGCTGTGGTAGCCTCAGGGGCCGTCGTGACGAGAGATGTTCCGCCTCGGAAGGTCGTCATGGGAGTCCCAGCGAGAGTCGTCGGAACTAGAGAGGAGTATGATGAGAAAAAGAGGGAATATGAAGGGATCTAG
- a CDS encoding MoaD/ThiS family protein yields the protein MRKTIKVSIGGEERTLPANTQLSDLYKILGFSKWEILLLINGKPRSDDSYLEDGDLVTWLRITLHESPVSESR from the coding sequence ATGAGGAAGACTATAAAAGTTTCGATAGGAGGGGAGGAAAGGACGCTACCGGCGAATACTCAGTTATCGGATCTATATAAGATTCTGGGGTTCAGTAAATGGGAGATACTCCTCCTGATCAATGGAAAGCCGCGTTCTGATGATAGTTACCTTGAGGACGGTGACTTAGTGACATGGCTCAGGATAACTCTCCATGAGAGTCCTGTCAGCGAATCGAGGTGA
- a CDS encoding TIGR00269 family protein — protein sequence MRLCDICGSEEAIYTNYVTGASLCANCLMNSIRRRAWSVMKRELLPGDKVMVAHSGGKDSSLALLLTKEFSDEVRELDLKVISVTLDEGTLYRRSSIELARKLAERLRVRHLTIQMRDILGFSLEDLRLAIPKGWKRNACTYCGVLRRQILNAVAREIGATVLVTGHNLDDLIQTSIMNLVRGDANALVKTMRHERKYEEGLVPRVRPLKYVYEREIASLVVALGIPAHLGKCPLAQGMRIGIRREIDFIEDSNPGSKLRAFLFLENLSSKMKVDVSLRRCSLCGEPTTSDICKACQLRGEAFRFMGIEDKNIRLDSLKSLKDSAFQS from the coding sequence ATGAGACTCTGTGATATTTGCGGATCCGAAGAAGCCATCTATACTAACTATGTGACTGGTGCTTCTTTATGCGCTAATTGCCTGATGAATTCAATCAGAAGGAGGGCCTGGTCCGTGATGAAGAGGGAACTTCTCCCTGGAGATAAGGTAATGGTAGCGCATTCAGGAGGGAAGGATAGCTCATTAGCGCTCCTCTTGACCAAGGAGTTCTCTGATGAGGTGAGAGAGCTCGATTTGAAGGTGATCTCGGTGACACTGGACGAGGGGACCCTCTATAGGAGATCCTCCATAGAACTAGCGAGGAAGCTAGCTGAGAGGTTGCGAGTCAGGCATCTGACCATCCAGATGAGGGATATCCTAGGGTTCTCCCTGGAGGATCTGAGGTTGGCAATACCGAAAGGTTGGAAGAGGAATGCTTGTACCTACTGCGGCGTTTTAAGAAGGCAGATACTTAATGCTGTAGCGAGGGAGATAGGCGCGACAGTTCTAGTTACTGGTCACAATCTGGACGACCTGATTCAGACTTCCATCATGAACTTAGTCAGGGGAGACGCTAATGCATTAGTGAAGACGATGAGGCATGAGAGGAAATATGAGGAGGGACTCGTTCCTAGGGTTAGACCATTGAAATACGTCTATGAGAGGGAGATAGCTAGCCTCGTGGTGGCCCTTGGGATCCCGGCTCACCTGGGTAAATGTCCTCTAGCCCAGGGGATGAGAATAGGTATAAGGAGGGAAATAGATTTTATAGAAGATTCCAATCCGGGATCAAAACTCAGAGCTTTCTTATTCCTTGAGAACCTATCATCGAAGATGAAGGTCGATGTTAGCTTGAGGAGATGTTCCCTGTGCGGGGAGCCGACTACATCCGATATCTGTAAAGCTTGTCAACTTAGAGGAGAGGCTTTCCGCTTTATGGGGATTGAAGATAAAAATATTAGATTAGACAGCCTTAAATCTTTAAAGGATTCAGCATTTCAATCCTAG
- the apgM gene encoding 2,3-bisphosphoglycerate-independent phosphoglycerate mutase, whose translation MRRVILLIIDGLGDRPSQSLKWLTPLQAAEIPNMDLMAAKGLLGMQYPIAPGVPPGSDSGHLSIFGYDLDKEYPGRGVFEALSEGVVGDGVIFRANFSTVREENGKLIVVDRRAGRVEKEDASLLASELKDLYLLNGEVKAKFVHTLEHRGFLILEGEGLSSLVTDVDPHEEGYYVLEPEPIDDKAVKTAEAVREFLLISYRMLKDHEVNRKRIAEGKLPANFILLRGASSPPKLEPFSSRWGFKPAAVAAGPMYKGIARALEFEVFHPPGATGLPDSDFSSKIRKALDLLEEFDFIYVHMKGTDVASHNKDPQQKVRVLERIDLALEPLTDPPEDLLVVITGDHATPCSLGKHSGDPVPVLFYGRGLPRDDSSNFHELDAQVGGLGWFTGSSMMRLILNYSDRALEYGLRPFPRPRGYIPRIEMLNPLKI comes from the coding sequence ATGAGGAGGGTGATCCTACTCATAATAGACGGCCTAGGCGATAGGCCATCCCAATCCCTGAAGTGGCTGACCCCCCTTCAGGCAGCCGAGATACCTAATATGGACCTTATGGCAGCGAAGGGACTCTTAGGCATGCAGTATCCGATAGCCCCCGGAGTCCCTCCGGGCAGCGATTCCGGTCACCTCTCCATATTTGGGTACGACCTAGATAAGGAGTATCCAGGCAGGGGGGTATTCGAAGCTCTTAGCGAAGGAGTAGTGGGGGATGGAGTGATATTCAGGGCCAATTTCTCCACGGTGAGGGAGGAGAATGGGAAGCTCATAGTCGTGGATAGGAGGGCCGGAAGGGTGGAGAAGGAAGATGCATCTTTACTAGCATCCGAGCTAAAGGATCTATATTTACTAAACGGGGAAGTTAAGGCTAAATTTGTACATACATTGGAGCATAGAGGGTTCCTCATTTTGGAGGGAGAGGGATTGTCCAGCTTAGTCACTGACGTAGATCCCCATGAGGAGGGTTACTACGTCCTGGAACCGGAGCCCATCGATGATAAGGCAGTTAAAACTGCTGAAGCGGTCAGAGAATTTCTCCTCATCTCTTACAGGATGCTGAAGGATCATGAGGTGAATAGAAAGAGGATAGCTGAGGGAAAGTTGCCAGCTAACTTCATACTCTTAAGAGGAGCCTCATCTCCTCCGAAACTCGAGCCCTTCTCCTCGAGATGGGGGTTTAAGCCCGCCGCTGTAGCAGCGGGTCCCATGTACAAGGGGATCGCTAGGGCTCTGGAATTTGAGGTATTCCATCCGCCCGGTGCGACTGGCCTCCCGGACTCGGATTTCTCATCTAAAATAAGGAAAGCCCTAGACCTTCTGGAGGAATTTGATTTCATTTATGTTCATATGAAAGGGACTGATGTCGCTTCTCATAACAAGGATCCCCAGCAGAAAGTTAGGGTCCTGGAGAGAATAGATCTGGCTTTAGAACCCCTCACAGACCCACCGGAGGATCTACTAGTTGTTATAACGGGAGACCATGCAACCCCATGCTCCCTAGGTAAGCATTCTGGAGATCCTGTCCCCGTCCTGTTCTACGGAAGAGGGCTCCCTAGGGATGACTCATCGAACTTCCATGAACTGGATGCTCAGGTCGGTGGCCTGGGGTGGTTCACCGGATCCAGCATGATGAGGCTGATACTGAATTACTCCGATAGGGCCCTCGAGTACGGGCTGAGGCCCTTCCCGAGGCCCAGGGGCTACATACCTAGGATTGAAATGCTGAATCCTTTAAAGATTTAA
- a CDS encoding PAC2 family protein yields the protein MGWMKIIELSKPLGAEIAIIGFPGVANVGEQVITYLVREKNAIPIARIYSEYLVFPNNMVGISVTEDGKFLLPSVSIFQLRDPPLLLVTSDVQPLAWGAMEIANEIMRILSGLGVRRVIVITGFVEESAAGKVIAFGTDNELLDAFLKANAVKEDLIKVVVGLAGSVLGMAKIRGIKSLVLSGVSPDYSPDPRAAKSVLLSLDAVFSLGLDFESLDRQIEEIDKIKSEILKEIERRLREEQGFQGEEIGSAEYVG from the coding sequence ATGGGATGGATGAAAATTATAGAATTGTCAAAGCCTTTGGGCGCTGAGATAGCGATAATCGGATTCCCAGGAGTGGCTAATGTTGGGGAACAAGTGATAACATATTTGGTGAGGGAGAAGAACGCGATACCCATAGCGAGGATATACTCGGAGTACCTAGTCTTCCCGAACAACATGGTCGGCATCTCCGTGACAGAGGATGGAAAGTTCCTCCTACCCTCAGTATCGATATTCCAGTTGAGGGACCCCCCTCTCCTACTGGTGACCAGCGATGTACAGCCTCTAGCTTGGGGCGCCATGGAAATAGCGAATGAGATCATGAGGATCCTCTCGGGCCTGGGCGTCAGGAGGGTAATAGTGATAACGGGTTTCGTTGAGGAGAGCGCTGCTGGTAAAGTCATTGCCTTTGGGACGGATAATGAACTTTTAGACGCATTTTTGAAGGCTAACGCCGTAAAAGAAGATCTAATAAAGGTTGTAGTTGGCCTGGCTGGTTCCGTCCTTGGAATGGCTAAGATAAGGGGGATCAAGAGTCTAGTACTGAGCGGTGTATCCCCGGACTACTCCCCGGATCCTAGAGCTGCTAAAAGCGTCTTATTATCCCTAGATGCAGTTTTCTCATTGGGTTTGGACTTCGAGTCGCTCGATAGACAGATAGAGGAAATAGATAAGATAAAGAGCGAGATACTGAAGGAAATCGAGAGGAGATTGAGGGAGGAGCAAGGTTTCCAGGGTGAGGAAATTGGCTCAGCGGAGTACGTCGGCTAG
- a CDS encoding PadR family transcriptional regulator — translation MAQRSTSARAPAPLQRLEEKLTKENLWLYILSILKERPAYPYEIGKLIEERFGWKPARVTAYMVMRSLRAKGYVRISVRRGEDTGKMRNYYEITESGIKLLEKGLQFLEKTLESLKGEHK, via the coding sequence TTGGCTCAGCGGAGTACGTCGGCTAGGGCTCCGGCCCCCCTACAGAGGTTGGAGGAGAAGCTCACCAAGGAGAATCTTTGGCTTTACATACTCTCAATACTCAAGGAGAGACCAGCTTACCCTTATGAGATCGGAAAACTCATAGAGGAGAGATTCGGTTGGAAGCCCGCTAGAGTGACCGCCTACATGGTCATGAGATCGCTGAGAGCCAAGGGTTATGTGAGGATCTCTGTCAGGAGAGGGGAGGACACAGGTAAGATGAGGAATTACTATGAGATAACGGAATCTGGAATCAAGCTCCTTGAGAAAGGCCTTCAATTCCTCGAGAAGACATTGGAATCTTTGAAGGGAGAGCATAAATGA